From the genome of Podospora bellae-mahoneyi strain CBS 112042 chromosome 2, whole genome shotgun sequence:
ACCCATGAGTTGTAGTCAACTAGCATTCAGTTAGCACCGTGTCCTCGCAACTATGGCATAAAACCACAACGTACATCTTCCTTCAATATCCTTGCCATTCTCGTAGCGGTGAAACCAAATGTCTGCCACAAGTTAGCGCCTAATTACCCCGCTGAAGCTATTCCAGGGAAGCTTACTGGGAACGAGAATGTCCCGATCGTGGGCAATAAAGTCCTCGAGAATCTTCTCGGGGCTGTCCACGATATCTACATCCCTCCAGTACACCCACGAATGCTCAGGCTTGAGGGCCGTGGTCAGGAGGTAGTTGCGGGCCTTGCCCATGGCCTTGCGCCGGGGTCCCTGGGCCTCGAAGGAATGACGCTCCTCGACACTCTGGCTCAGCTTGAATCCAAAGTCCTTCTCGACAATCATGGCGCTCCGGAACTTGTCGGGGCGCTTCTGGAGACGGTTGAGCTCGGCAGACAAGACAGCGAGGGTATCATCGGTAGAGTCGCCAACGAGGAAGCCAAGATCGATCAAATTGTGGGGGTATGTAAGCTCGGCAAGAAGCTCGAAATACTTGGAGAGGTAGGGGGCGGCATCCTTGAGAGGAGTGAGAATGAGAACTCGTTCTTCGTTCTGGACAGCCTTGGTGGTGGACTTGATGGGGTTCAGGTCGACGTGGTCAATGGTGGACTCGTTGACAACCAGGGGCGCGTGGTGATTAAAGATTACTGGCGTGTGATGGTGGGCGTTCCATGCTGCTTGTTCGTTCTGTGACATCTCGGAAGGTGGTTTGTTCGGGCCCCAGCAGTAGAAGCTACACGCACACAGGGCATGATTAGCACTCTGGGCATAAATACTTTCAACAAAAATGGGGACGCCGTACCTCTTCATCTGAGGAGCGGACGAGCTGATGCCGCGCCATAATAATATTATTGTGCCAGTGATAGCAAGAAGTAGAAGGAAGCGGGTTCTGGTCAAAAGCACCCATATCGCCCGCGTTGGGGGAAGACTCGCTCTCGCAGCCTTCCAGCTGACGCCGCCTTTGGGAAGAAGCATGATGTTCGAGGTCGCCGGGTGGCCCTCAGCACCACCCTACAAGGTCGATGGTGCAACCGTTGCGATGTGCAAAATTTCCGCTGTTGTCTCGCCGTCCAAAGTCGTGCAAGTTGGTGCTTCAAAAATCCAAGTCGGTCTGGGTTGACAAGGACGGTATTCCGGGACACAGTTACGCTCACAGATACGCGAGTATTTTCGTGTGGCGTGAGTTACGCCTGCGACAGTCGAGATGCCTGGAGTAGGAGAAGAGGGTATTAAGAGAAGGGGTTCCAAATGGAAGAATCGTCTTGGTTTTCGTCAGGAATCGcttattcttcttcttcttcttcttcttcttcttcgtcgtcgtcgtcgtcgctgaACGGGCTGGCTCgtgatggatgggaggaATGTGAGAAGCTCGAAGTCGAGCGGACAGCATTCAGCACCCCATGCACGCAAGTCTCGGCTGCGTTCTAGCGTCTGCGACTCTGTAGGGGTTGCCGGTGTTAGGGGGTAAGGGTCCACTTTCGGGAGGTTCTGGACACTTGGCCGCCCAAACATCCCACTCAATTTCCACAGGCCTATGATTGCATTTTGAGAACATTCGACTTGTTCAAAATGAGGCCGTGATGTCTGTGCGGGCCTGCTGTTTTTGTCTCTTTTTGATAGTTGTATATCGATGTTGCTGATCTCTCTGGTTGAATCTGTGAACAGCATCACGCCTCTGCCCAGTGTACACTGTACATCTCGCTCCGTCCGTCCTGCGGGTCAGCTTCCTTCGACCCTCCACCACTTTTTGTGACCAAGCATGCCTTCCTTAATACGAGAGAGATTGCGTGTCCAAATAGAGAGTGAACGCCTCTGGTTATCAATGTTTCGGTTTACGAACACAGGCGGCAGCAAGATGCAACCACAGCATATCAATTTAACGATAGGTGCAGATGTTCCCGTCCCCCATCACTAGCCAATGCCACAGGCACGCTTGTTCTGCCGGCACGAACCACCATCCCACACAAACTCCCAAACTCATCTTGAGAATTTCATCTGATGAGCTTCGCGAAAGATTAGATTTGTCAAATGTCGATTCTAGAAACCAATGCGGGTCTTGGTCGAGTTGGCATTAGCCTATCGATGATTCAGGCACAAGTTTCTTggctcaacctctcctcttgAGAGCTTGGCGTTGTTTGACAAACACCGGGACGGGATCTTTTCCACCCGCTGGTTGGAATTGCGGCGTGCCCCCCAAGCTTACCTCAGCTTCGATGCCACCCACGTGAGAGGGCGACAATGCCGTGATGACTTAGGAAAGAGCACGTCTGTCTACGTGTCTCTGAATTGTAGCTGAGGTCATGATCTTATAGCTTGGTCTAATAGCAACGTTCTCTCTCATTCTCACTAGACCAGTCTCATACTCGGCTAGCCAATCAACGATCATCACTTACAACAAGCTCGCTCTCCAGACCTTGCCGACCTTGTTCCGTGGCTGACCTCGACAACCGTGAAAACCTGCGGCAATTGTCAGATTGGTTCCAGGTAATGCTCATTCGCTCCCATCGACTTCACTATTCGAAAGTTATCTCGGCCAATACTACTGCAGTTGGTTTGGTAAAACTTCATGGTGTTCCTTCTTTCACAAGTTCTTGTCAGCATCTCAGCCTACGTCATTAATCCCACCTTTcttgtcgacaacaacagTCAATACAGCTTCAGTTAGCAGCATGGAAACAAGAAGGTCGGCTCGCCTCGGTGCCATCTCCAAGTTTGCCAAAATCACCGAGCCAgcacctgctcctgctccaaccAAATTCCGCAAGAGAAAAGCCGTCGAAGAGGACGGCAATGAGCAAgacaccaccccatcaaccccccgTCGACCTCGTGCTGCCCCCAAGCCCGACCTcgaccaaccaccaccagcaacaccaacccccaacgcAGTCTCCCTCATAGCCGAACCGGTCAACACAATCTCCAAGCCCAAACCCGCCGCGGTAAACCGCCTCGCAGACCCCAACCGCAccaacgccctcctcctatCCCCTCAAACATCCCggctcatctcctccaccaccggcccctcAGTCCAACCCcctacctctccctccgccaTCCCGCTAGAAGgcatcaaaaccaccacctccaccacaaccaccaccaaccttcTAGAAGAAGCCTGCGCCCACCTCATCAAAGTCGATCCCAGAATGAAGCACCTGATCGAGAAACACCACTGCCACATCTTTTCCCCTGAGGGCCTATCCGAGAAAATCGACCCGTTTGAGTCTTTGGCGTCAGGTATCATCTCCCAGCAAGTCTCTGGGGCGGCGGCaaaggccatcaagaacagATTTATCTCTCTTTTCTACCCGGGCAatgacaccaccaccaccacccatgagaagaagaagttccCCACCCCGGCGGACGTCATAGGAAAGAGCATCGAAACCCTTCGCACGGCGGGACTGTCACAGAGGAAAGCGGAGTATCTTCTTGGGCTGGCTCAGAAGTTTGTCTCTGGGGAGCTGACGGCGCAGATGCTGGCTGATGCGCCTTATGAGGAGGTTCTGGAGAAGTTGATTGCAGTgagggggctggggaggtggtcggTGGAGATGTTTGCTTGCTttgggttgaagaggatggacGTGTTTAGTActggggatttgggggtgCAGAGGGGGATGGCCGCCTTTGTGGGGAGGGATGTGGGCAAGTTGAAGGCGAAGGGCGGGGGGAATAAGTGGAAGTATATGagcgagagggagatggaggagattgcgGAGGGGTTTAGGCCTTATCGGAGTTTGTTTATGTGGTAAGTTTACGTCGGTATTGGATGTGTGACTGAGTCTGAAGCTGATGATGGTTTTGATTTAGGTATATGTGGAGGGTTGAGGAGACGGATATCAGTACGATGGAGTGAATACCTCGTGCTGTTTGCTCATGTCTCAATATTCGACATACCGCTCTCGATTTTTGGAGCATTGACCAGCCGGAACTTTTCCAAGTCAAATCCTATTAAGTCTCAACTGCCGGAGTCAACTTTTGGGTGTCTGGCTCGACACATGAACCGAACCCAAGAATCTAGTTCATGCCGTTTCTTGCCCGTGTCACCATACCCCAAAGTTGGAATCCCGGTCATGCAGTTCAGTTCAAGAATCCCCATCAGGGCCGCGATCGAAATTTCCACCAAGTTTCTGTTTGTTGCAGATTTACTTGGTTGGTGGTAATATATACCGTATTATATCCCATGTTTTGTGTGTTATATGTGGTATTTCCTGCTTGAACGATGCTTGTCATTGGGAGGAGTTTAATCTCACCCAACAAGAGAAATAAACTGCGGCGGACTGGATCCTATgcgggagaggtggtgatggtaatCTTGTTTGGTGATTTTAGTTTGGCATTTAGGCTTGGATACGATACCGAAACAGCTACATATATCCGGCTCTTATAGCAGACTCTCATGATTTAGCTATGGATGTCGGAGAGTGCAGCCTGGACTTTGAGGTAAACAATAGTGCTATATACCATCAAACGACGCCAAGTAGGTGTGGGTGATACCGTTGCAAACTCTATGCAAAACATATATGTATGCAGTTTGATATGCCGTTGCGGATCAAGAGTACATCATACTGCCCACTCAAGGCAACGATTTGACTTCAGCTGCCAGTATCCCATGATACTATGGACATCGGTTGGCCTGTCTCATAATCATCACTTTCCTCGCTTCAACCAGATGCTGCCATGCTGTCAAGTGTCGTGCAACAGCTAGGGGGTTATAAGTCAAGACACCATCAACAGACAACAAAAAACGTCAAAGAATTAAACTCTCCCTGGCTTGATCTGGAGTACGAAGTCCTGTCCCAAAGCGCCGGCATTGGGACGAACCTTTGCCAAACCACAAAATCCAGTCTGCTactcctccacatcccaccCCCTTGGGTCAAGCCCACACGTATGTCTTTCCCCGCATATTGATGTCATGTTCAGTGTGGATTGTCGCAAAAATCCCCAAACCTAATTCGTACATGTCCCAGACCTTAAAGCAACGTCACAGGAGATCTGACATTTCGCCCATTATCAAAACCGTTGCCAAGATATTGTGGCAGCATGCCAATGCGAGGCTCAGTCGGTGCTAcagacggcggcggcaaatGGCCCGACCCTGGCCTCGACCTGTCACAAACAATTGTCGTCTCTTCTTGTAAAAATGAGGTCTCAAATAATGCGAGATAGGCACCGGAAATGTTCCCCTGTGGCGCTGGACACTCGCACAAAATGTGCCATATGTACGCCGTAGCTCGGTTTACACGATCTTCAACGATACGGATTCCAACATCAAGATCAAAGACTCACGATTGTCGTCAGCCTTGTTGTTCAAACGCCCAGCTTGCGTAAGCTTGTTTATCTCGTTCTTTCTGTGACTTGTTTCATGTCGCATCTGCAAACCCCCAATCGAGAAAAGGGAAACCCCCGTGTGTTGGACATCGAGAACCTCTGGATCGAATGATTGGTGGTTGTCGTGCACGGtccatcaacagcaaaaagGGGGCGCTCTAGAAACGGATATCGAACGGCTGGGTGTGGCCATATACGTTCACATTTCACCAGCGCGGATCAAGATAACAACGCAGCAGCCAGCCACGGCACAGTGTTCCCGTCCGCAGGCAAGGACAACGGGATGAAAATGTGCCGTCGCCGTGACGCCCATGGTGGTTTTCCACGCGGACGAATTAAACGACTCGAGACCTTTTGGGTGATGGTATGTTGAAATGCAAAAAAGGCAGGATATGACCATTCTTGTGTGTTGTGTTCCATGCTGATCACGCTCCCTGATTTTGAATTGCAGGGTGGAGTTGTGTCTCTCTCGCTTGAGTGCGACATTGGCCAATTGAAATTCGCAATTTTCGTATCCTGAAATGGCCGTTTCCTTCCTTTCCAGAAGCCTGATCAAAACACCAGACTTTTCCTGTCATCAGTCGCCTCCCTGCCTGTTACTATCCGTACAGATGGCCACAAATACCGGTATCCGGAGGTTCGGGCGCCGGTTGGTAGAAGATTGTAACCGATGCGGGCGGGATCCCTCAGACAAAAGAACCACGTGCCGGAACAGAGAACAGACCAAATGGTTGTTTTCGGTCGTTCTTGTGGTTCTTTGTGCTCATGCCCGTGCCCGACGTCATACCGCCGCGGGCTGGACAGGTACCGATCAGTGTAAGCTTCGTTGACGTCGCTGCTCAGAACCTGaagaagctcctcctcctccgcattCTCTGGCGGCCGAGCTAGTGCTGCAATCACGGCTACACAATGCAACGCAGAGACGTTGTGTTGTCGAGTGTCCGTCTTTTCCTTTGATCTGTGGTCTTGTTTGCTTGCTGCCCGTTGCCCGGTGGCCATGTTCATAGGGAAAAGGGCTATGAAATCGGACGGGCCGAAGTTGACCGCTTCGTGATCAGAAGACCCAGGAGACAGCATTGATGGCAGGGAGAACTTGGCCAAATCTTGAGATCCCGGCGAGTCCCATTTTCCTAATTCCTGCGAGATTGGTACCCCGGCCCCTGTCGAGCCAAGCCCTCCATCGACGTCGCCAGACgctcaaaaaaaaaaagcaggCAGCTCGGCCGAGCTTGGAAGTTGGACGAGCTTCCAGGGCGCCCGACTGGTGATTCCTTGGAATCCTGgcccacctcaacccccgGACGTGACACGGTTATGTCCACGCCTGAGGCCTCAACTCAACTTTCTTGGtcaccaacaagaacatAGACAGAATCAGACAAACAATGACAGCTTGAGATTATCATGAGGAGCCCAAAATATGCCAAGTCTCGCCCATTGCCGTGGTGAAGCAGATCCAGATCCAAGTGGAGACCTGTGCTGTCGCGGTGAACCACTCAGGTCCTGTCGATGCTGGCGGTGCATGCGCACACCCCACCTTTCAGcttcttgtggtggtgttgttgcagGGGCGTGCCCGTAACATGGCTAGCGTACCTGCAATAATTTAGCTCCATTTGCCCCTTCCTCGCATGTTTCTGGTGCCGACGTGCCTGTCTTTTCTGCCCCTTGGATTCTACTTTTCTCAAGCCACgcctttctctctccttcccTCATCACACCTTTTTTCCTCCCGTCATTTTGAAGGTCCTTCTTCACTTCATACATTCGTTACTGTCAATATTTCTCCCATCGTCGTTGATTAGAAAGAGTCCTCTCGCTCACTCTTTCTATCCCTCATCACGACTTTCTCACCAACCAAAACCGAATCCCGCGTCGCGTCCATCCTCCCGCGCCACTAATCAACTAAGACATTCCGGTATCCCGCGACGCCATTGAAGAAAGAGGTGCGTTCCAATAGAAGGGGTGTTCTTGACTCGTCTCCCTCACATCCCACTGTGTACCTGCTGCTTTCACCAGAAAATCCTGAATCCGACAAGACACCcgagaggaggagctgcttcACAGTTGATCAGCGGAAGGAAAGACATCTGCTTTGCGCGCCAGGCCCGCTTTGCGTGGACCATCTTGATCCAATTGCCCGCCTCTCAGTTTTCCTTCCCACAACTCGAGCTGTGAATCATCAAACTTTTTTGGACTGGTTTCCCCCGAGAACAACACAAGCATTGTAGCACTACTTCTGATATCACTGCACACCCAACGCACTTTTTATTCATCTTCAGACATTCAACCCACGAGCCATTGCTGACATCGATCCCATTTACTCAGACTCAGCAAAATGCTCGTCAAGAACCTCCTCCCTGCCTTCGTGGCAATTGGCTCTGCCGCTGGTGAGTTCATGATGCGAACATCTCGTGAAGCCATGACGAAGTGACTGACATGCTATGACACCAGCCCAAAGCGGCACCTGCTCCATCTCCGGAGGCacaacaaccatcaacaGCCAGGCCGATGCTACTGGGCTTGCGAGCTGCAGAACGGTCCGCGGTAGCGTAGTTATTGGACGCAGCGCCGGCCCCAGCATTGATCTCTCTGGCCCTGGTGAGATCACTGGCGACCTTAAGGTGGCCGACAATGGCATCATCGAGACCCTCCAGAGCAGCGACCTCGCCACCATTGGCGGCAAGTTCCAGCTGAAGAATGTCACCAAGCTCACCTCCGTAAGCATGTCTAAGCTCACTGCTGCCAAGGAGATCGAGTGGGACACCGTCACCAACATCGAGTCTGTCACCCTCGGCCCCGTCAACAAGGTCGACGACATCAGAATCagcatcacctccctcaggAATCTCGATGCTCTCGACCTCGGCAACGTTGCCAACCTCAAGCTTGACAACAACGCCCGTCTGTCCAAGTTCTCCAGCAACCTTCGCACCTTGAGCAAGAACCTTGTTCTTGCTTCCAACGGTATTGGCGGCATCGGTCTCGAGGTTGAGCTCCCTAACCTCGTCTGGGCTGTTGAgctcgacatcaacaacgtCACCACCTTCTCCGTTCCCTCCCTCAAGACTGTCAACGGCAGCGCTCGCTTCGGCTCCAACTTCTTCCAGTCCTTCTCCGCCCCCAACCTTACTGCCACCAGCTCCGGTGATATCTCCTTCATTGGTAAcgccaagctcaccaacGCCACCTTCCCCAAGCTTGAGGCCATTGCTGGTGGTCTGACCattgccaacaacaccaacctcgatGAGCTCACTGGCTTCCCCAAGCTCAAGTCTATTGGTGGTGCCGTCTTGCTCCGTGGCAACTTCGAGTCGTAAGTTTTGAAATGTTGAAAGTTTGCTGGACAGCCACTAACATGATGGAATTTAGTGTTGAGATGCCCGCTCTCGACACCGTCCGTGGTACTTTCGACGCCTCTTCTTCCGCCGACATTTCCGAGTCTTGCAAGGCCTTCGACAAGCTCGCTCCTCAGAACCAGGGCGGCAACGGTGTCATCGCCGGTGGCTACGACTGCACTAGCAACAACACCCAGGCCAACGAGGATACCGACGGCAGCACTTCTGGCAACGACGGCAGTGGCGGCAGTGATGACAAGGACAACGGTGCCGTCGGCATGGCCCTCAACACCGGCCTCttcgccatcatcgcccttGCCGGTTTCGCCGTGGCTCTCTAAGACGGGAAGAGCAATGTCTGATTTACGAACAAGGAACGACAAATCTGGAGTTTATGTTGCCGATTAATCGTGGCTGAGCGCATTTGCATCACACACCCATATCACGCGCAGGGATTACTAGACTTAATACTCTTACCAACATGCTCTTTCCTTTTGACGAACGTTCCTCgtttcctctccctcgcctgtGAAGTTTTATTGGCCCCCTTTCGCGCAATCAACGAAGTCATGAGAGCAGTCCCCTGGTAGAACTCGACGCAGAGTTTTATCGGGGGCTAGGAAACGAGAACGCGGCCAagtggaaggaggatggTTGAGTAGAGAGGTGTTGGACAGGAGATTCGGTTGTAGTGTGGGCTGTGGAGAATAAGGAAACATAATAActgggtgatgggtggggaagaggatAAACATCGCTCTATGATTTTTGACTGGTTCTAGCGGCGTTTTGTTTATTTG
Proteins encoded in this window:
- a CDS encoding hypothetical protein (CAZy:GT62; COG:I; EggNog:ENOG503NV2N), which translates into the protein MLLPKGGVSWKAARASLPPTRAIWVLLTRTRFLLLLAITGTIILLWRGISSSAPQMKSFYCWGPNKPPSEMSQNEQAAWNAHHHTPVIFNHHAPLVVNESTIDHVDLNPIKSTTKAVQNEERVLILTPLKDAAPYLSKYFELLAELTYPHNLIDLGFLVGDSTDDTLAVLSAELNRLQKRPDKFRSAMIVEKDFGFKLSQSVEERHSFEAQGPRRKAMGKARNYLLTTALKPEHSWVYWRDVDIVDSPEKILEDFIAHDRDILVPNIWFHRYENGKDIEGRFDYNSWVESDKGRALTKKLSKDIVLAEGYKQYDTGRTYMARMGDWRNNKDEEIELDGIGGVNILVKADVHRSGINFPCYAFENQAETEGFAKMAKAAGYGVYGLPNYVVWHIDTEEKGGNV
- the MAG1 gene encoding 3-methyladenine DNA glycosylase (BUSCO:EOG09264X9R; COG:L; EggNog:ENOG503NXJZ); its protein translation is METRRSARLGAISKFAKITEPAPAPAPTKFRKRKAVEEDGNEQDTTPSTPRRPRAAPKPDLDQPPPATPTPNAVSLIAEPVNTISKPKPAAVNRLADPNRTNALLLSPQTSRLISSTTGPSVQPPTSPSAIPLEGIKTTTSTTTTTNLLEEACAHLIKVDPRMKHLIEKHHCHIFSPEGLSEKIDPFESLASGIISQQVSGAAAKAIKNRFISLFYPGNDTTTTTHEKKKFPTPADVIGKSIETLRTAGLSQRKAEYLLGLAQKFVSGELTAQMLADAPYEEVLEKLIAVRGLGRWSVEMFACFGLKRMDVFSTGDLGVQRGMAAFVGRDVGKLKAKGGGNKWKYMSEREMEEIAEGFRPYRSLFMWYMWRVEETDISTME
- the ecm33 gene encoding cell wall protein Ecm33 (EggNog:ENOG503NYCT; COG:S), translated to MLVKNLLPAFVAIGSAAAQSGTCSISGGTTTINSQADATGLASCRTVRGSVVIGRSAGPSIDLSGPGEITGDLKVADNGIIETLQSSDLATIGGKFQLKNVTKLTSVSMSKLTAAKEIEWDTVTNIESVTLGPVNKVDDIRISITSLRNLDALDLGNVANLKLDNNARLSKFSSNLRTLSKNLVLASNGIGGIGLEVELPNLVWAVELDINNVTTFSVPSLKTVNGSARFGSNFFQSFSAPNLTATSSGDISFIGNAKLTNATFPKLEAIAGGLTIANNTNLDELTGFPKLKSIGGAVLLRGNFESVEMPALDTVRGTFDASSSADISESCKAFDKLAPQNQGGNGVIAGGYDCTSNNTQANEDTDGSTSGNDGSGGSDDKDNGAVGMALNTGLFAIIALAGFAVAL